From Streptomyces sp. Edi4, one genomic window encodes:
- a CDS encoding acyl-CoA dehydrogenase family protein: MTDPLLFNPRTYDPAHFDPETRRLLRATVDWFEQRGKRKLIEDYRSRAWLADFLAFSAKEGLFATFLTPASAAGEGQDDKRWDTARIAALNEIFGFYGLDYWYAWQVTILGLGPVWQSDNAEARLRAAQLLDQGEVFAFGLSEKSHGADIYSTDMLLEPDGDGGFLASGSKYYIGNGNAAGLVSVFGRRTDVEGPDGYVFFAADSRHEAYHLVKNVVDSSKYVSEFRLANYPVRPADVLHTGRAAFDAALNTVNVGKFNLCTASIGICEHAMYEAVTHAHNRVLYGRPVTAFPHVRRELTDAYVRLVGMKLFSDRAVDYFRSAGPDDRRYLLFNPMTKMKVTTEGEKVIDLMWDVIAAKGFEKDNYFAQAAVEIRGLPKLEGTVHVNLALILKFMGNHLLGPVEYPAVATRLDATDDAFLFQQGPARGLGAIRFHDWRAAFDAFAQVPNVARFREQADALCEFVTTAAPDEEQSRDLDLLLAVGQLFALVVHGQLILEQARLTGLEQDVLDELFAVLVRDFSAHAVELHGKDSATEQQQNWALGAVRRPVVDEARSARVWERVEALAGAYEMAP; encoded by the coding sequence ATGACCGACCCGCTGCTCTTCAACCCCCGCACCTATGACCCGGCACACTTCGACCCCGAGACCCGCAGGCTGCTGCGCGCCACCGTCGACTGGTTCGAGCAGCGCGGCAAGCGCAAGCTGATCGAGGACTACCGCTCCCGCGCCTGGCTCGCGGACTTCCTCGCCTTCTCCGCGAAGGAAGGGCTGTTCGCGACCTTCCTGACCCCGGCGTCCGCCGCCGGCGAGGGGCAGGACGACAAGCGCTGGGACACCGCGCGGATCGCCGCCCTGAACGAGATCTTCGGCTTCTACGGGCTCGACTACTGGTACGCCTGGCAGGTCACCATCCTCGGACTCGGCCCCGTGTGGCAGAGCGACAACGCCGAGGCCCGCCTGCGCGCGGCCCAACTCCTCGACCAGGGCGAGGTGTTCGCCTTCGGACTCTCGGAGAAGAGCCACGGCGCCGACATCTACTCCACCGACATGCTGCTCGAACCCGACGGTGACGGCGGGTTCCTGGCCAGCGGCTCGAAGTACTACATCGGCAACGGCAACGCGGCCGGCCTCGTCTCCGTCTTCGGCCGCCGCACCGACGTCGAAGGCCCCGACGGGTACGTCTTCTTCGCCGCCGACAGCCGTCACGAGGCGTACCACCTCGTGAAGAACGTCGTGGACTCCTCCAAGTACGTCAGCGAGTTCCGCCTGGCGAACTACCCGGTCCGCCCCGCCGACGTCCTGCACACCGGCCGTGCCGCCTTCGACGCCGCCCTCAACACCGTCAACGTCGGCAAGTTCAACCTGTGCACCGCCTCGATCGGCATCTGCGAGCACGCGATGTACGAGGCCGTCACCCACGCCCACAACCGCGTCCTGTACGGCCGCCCGGTCACCGCCTTCCCGCATGTGCGGCGGGAGTTGACCGACGCGTATGTGCGCCTGGTCGGGATGAAGCTCTTCAGTGACCGCGCCGTCGACTACTTCCGCTCCGCCGGGCCCGACGACCGGCGTTACCTCCTGTTCAACCCCATGACGAAGATGAAGGTGACCACCGAGGGCGAGAAGGTCATCGACCTGATGTGGGACGTGATCGCGGCCAAGGGGTTCGAGAAGGACAACTACTTCGCGCAGGCGGCCGTCGAGATCCGGGGGCTGCCCAAGCTGGAGGGCACGGTCCACGTCAACCTGGCGCTGATCCTGAAGTTCATGGGCAACCACCTCCTGGGCCCCGTGGAGTACCCGGCCGTCGCGACGCGCCTCGACGCCACCGACGACGCGTTCCTCTTCCAGCAGGGGCCCGCCCGTGGCCTGGGCGCGATCCGCTTCCACGACTGGCGCGCCGCCTTCGACGCCTTCGCGCAGGTGCCCAACGTCGCCCGTTTCCGTGAACAGGCCGACGCGCTCTGCGAGTTCGTCACCACTGCGGCCCCCGACGAGGAGCAGAGCCGCGACCTCGACCTGCTGCTCGCCGTCGGTCAGCTCTTCGCGCTGGTCGTGCACGGGCAGCTGATCCTGGAGCAGGCGCGACTGACCGGCCTTGAGCAGGACGTGCTCGACGAGCTCTTCGCCGTCCTCGTACGTGACTTCTCCGCGCACGCCGTCGAGTTGCACGGCAAGGACTCCGCCACCGAGCAGCAGCAGAACTGGGCGCTGGGCGCGGTGCGCCGCCCCGTCGTCGACGAGGCCCGCTCGGCGCGCGTGTGGGAGCGCGTCGAGGCACTGGCCGGCGCCTACGAGATGGCCCCCTAG
- a CDS encoding MFS transporter: MSPGTAAARRAARRPISRDVRLFWCASAFDALGTQASGVVLPLLLLGLGHSAAVVGLVAGASTAAGLLLAPLAAIPADRGARKPVMFWSATTSAVAMAGVAAAAVGKGEGGPPLALLLGAVLVERFSTAVYEAAAAGTVAMIAPPADGPRVVAGLSAGDQGALILGPALGGALYQAARALPFLADALSYAVAAGCVRALGSDLRPQGRPTAQDRTTAQDRTTEQDRAAEQDRPTEQGRAAASARTSAEPPTDADACPDSRSRTTPADPGAPAPAPRTRRLRRLLDELGAGYALVRSSPLLRLVVTWTATVNGVIVALYYGAVFTLHEGGHGGWPMGMVLALSGAAGLAGSLAAPRLAGRVDAARLLVTVTWLLVPLAAGLAAAEGPWAYGALFGAFCLVMPLVAVVLQARALRETPPGLQARTGVVLAGAVGGSAALAPVLAGAFVTRAGTAAPAAVCAGVLLALAWRTTAVRSRLAEATA, encoded by the coding sequence ATGAGTCCTGGCACCGCCGCTGCCCGGCGGGCTGCCCGACGGCCCATCTCCCGTGACGTCCGGCTCTTCTGGTGCGCCAGCGCCTTTGACGCCCTCGGCACCCAGGCGTCCGGGGTGGTGCTTCCGCTGCTGCTCCTCGGGCTCGGGCACTCGGCGGCAGTGGTGGGGCTCGTCGCGGGTGCCTCCACGGCGGCGGGTCTGCTGCTCGCCCCCCTCGCGGCCATTCCGGCCGACCGGGGCGCCCGCAAGCCGGTGATGTTCTGGTCGGCCACCACCTCCGCCGTCGCCATGGCCGGTGTCGCCGCGGCCGCCGTCGGTAAGGGGGAGGGCGGCCCGCCGCTCGCGCTCCTGCTCGGTGCCGTCCTGGTGGAACGTTTCTCCACGGCCGTGTACGAAGCCGCCGCCGCCGGCACCGTGGCGATGATCGCCCCGCCCGCCGACGGCCCCCGCGTGGTGGCCGGGCTCTCGGCGGGCGACCAGGGCGCGCTGATCCTGGGCCCCGCGCTCGGCGGCGCGCTCTACCAGGCGGCCCGGGCCCTGCCCTTCCTCGCGGACGCGCTGTCCTATGCCGTCGCCGCCGGATGCGTACGGGCGCTCGGTTCGGACCTGCGCCCGCAGGGACGGCCGACCGCGCAGGACCGGACGACCGCGCAGGACCGGACGACCGAGCAGGACCGGGCGGCCGAGCAGGACCGGCCGACCGAGCAGGGCCGGGCGGCCGCGTCGGCCCGGACGAGTGCGGAGCCCCCGACGGACGCCGACGCGTGCCCCGATTCCAGGAGCCGCACCACCCCCGCGGATCCCGGCGCCCCCGCCCCCGCCCCTCGGACGCGCCGCCTGCGCCGCCTCCTGGACGAACTCGGTGCCGGATACGCCCTGGTCCGCAGCTCACCCCTGCTCAGGCTCGTCGTGACATGGACCGCCACCGTCAACGGCGTGATCGTCGCGCTCTACTACGGAGCTGTCTTCACCCTCCACGAGGGCGGCCACGGCGGCTGGCCGATGGGTATGGTGCTAGCCCTGTCCGGGGCGGCCGGACTCGCCGGATCGCTCGCCGCGCCCCGCCTGGCGGGCCGCGTCGACGCCGCGCGGCTGCTCGTCACGGTGACGTGGCTGCTCGTCCCGCTCGCCGCGGGCCTCGCGGCCGCCGAGGGCCCCTGGGCGTACGGGGCACTGTTCGGGGCGTTCTGCCTGGTGATGCCGCTGGTTGCCGTCGTCCTGCAAGCCCGCGCGCTGCGGGAGACCCCGCCCGGGCTCCAGGCCCGTACGGGCGTGGTCCTCGCCGGGGCCGTCGGCGGCTCGGCGGCGCTCGCGCCCGTCCTGGCCGGCGCGTTCGTGACCCGTGCGGGGACGGCCGCGCCCGCCGCGGTGTGCGCCGGGGTCCTGCTCGCGCTCGCCTGGCGGACCACCGCGGTGCGGTCGCGTCTGGCGGAGGCGACGGCATGA
- a CDS encoding PadR family transcriptional regulator: protein MALEHAILVSLLEKPGSGYELARRFERSIGYFWTATHQQIYRVLKRMESDGWIDAREVAQQMRPDKKEYSVAAPGRDALSAWLHAPIEPESVRHELAVKIRGAAFDDPAALLREVERHRRAHADRLARYLAGERRDFIEAEAPETPDAGRELQHVVLRGGIAYERMTLTWLDDVIATLNRLAAAR, encoded by the coding sequence ATGGCGCTTGAGCACGCGATTCTCGTCTCGCTGTTGGAGAAGCCGGGCTCCGGCTATGAGCTGGCCCGGCGGTTCGAGCGGTCCATCGGCTACTTCTGGACCGCCACCCACCAGCAGATCTACCGCGTCCTCAAGCGCATGGAGAGCGACGGCTGGATCGACGCCCGCGAGGTGGCCCAGCAGATGCGGCCGGACAAGAAGGAGTACTCCGTCGCCGCTCCCGGCCGGGACGCGCTCTCCGCGTGGCTGCACGCCCCGATCGAGCCGGAAAGCGTCCGGCACGAGCTCGCCGTGAAGATCCGGGGCGCCGCCTTCGACGACCCGGCCGCGCTGCTGCGCGAGGTGGAGCGGCACCGCCGGGCGCACGCCGACCGGCTCGCCCGGTACCTCGCGGGGGAGCGGCGCGACTTCATCGAGGCCGAGGCCCCCGAGACGCCCGACGCGGGCCGGGAGCTCCAGCATGTCGTCCTGCGCGGCGGCATCGCGTACGAGCGGATGACCCTCACCTGGCTCGACGACGTGATCGCCACCCTGAACCGGCTCGCCGCCGCCCGTTGA
- a CDS encoding DUF5825 family protein: MSTALTTGADALTVAAWRDYDPEACALPGMHLGDIELTGPLDEEGDRLWEAGARLVRLREPVDLAALGAPGADERAVRLLSLVRDLTARAILVEWKLRLDPAAPDDTWRALSHLQPPQSLHGPADAAGALRGWREGHYLCKCLWRQGPGFVQIRDRRWGELRRFTADEPEYQRVIETLAYGAPAGEVPAAVLADFIEERLVLQVGGLAWWMPYRVNRWIQEAMTI, from the coding sequence ATGAGCACCGCCCTCACCACCGGCGCCGACGCCCTCACGGTCGCCGCCTGGCGCGACTACGACCCCGAGGCGTGCGCCCTGCCCGGCATGCACCTCGGCGACATCGAACTGACCGGCCCCCTGGACGAGGAGGGCGACCGGCTGTGGGAGGCGGGCGCCCGTCTCGTGCGGCTGCGCGAACCTGTCGACCTCGCCGCCCTCGGCGCGCCGGGCGCCGACGAGCGGGCCGTACGCCTCCTGAGCCTGGTGCGGGACCTGACGGCACGGGCCATCCTCGTCGAGTGGAAGCTGCGTCTGGACCCGGCCGCGCCCGACGACACCTGGCGCGCCCTGAGCCACCTCCAGCCGCCGCAGAGTCTGCACGGCCCTGCCGACGCGGCCGGCGCCCTGCGCGGCTGGCGTGAGGGCCACTACCTGTGCAAGTGCCTGTGGCGGCAGGGCCCCGGCTTCGTCCAGATCCGTGACCGGCGCTGGGGGGAGCTGCGCCGCTTCACGGCGGATGAGCCCGAATACCAGCGCGTCATCGAGACCCTGGCCTACGGCGCCCCGGCGGGCGAGGTGCCGGCCGCCGTCCTCGCGGACTTCATCGAGGAGCGTCTGGTGCTTCAGGTGGGCGGGCTCGCATGGTGGATGCCGTACCGCGTGAACCGCTGGATCCAGGAGGCGATGACCATTTGA
- a CDS encoding alpha/beta fold hydrolase, with the protein MSGRYQVYRAALPEVCAADAGRMVFTGDADGRCEVFTWDAASRQTRQVTDRPHGTVHGAIDRDGHVWWFDEDEHGAGHWWFQPFAGGADLPGLQGVPRGEPRGLALSDDAYVAMGLGDARTTTVRFGPRGAAAREVARVEGHATVSGITRDGRLIALSGAAGSARAVTVLGADGAPHAVLAGDGPGGRLWSLGFAPVAGRAELLLVRQSNDRYLLASWIPEEGTVTHSWCAFDTEITARWHPDGRTVLVRQDRHGRSTLHRVHLAERTVKLLPTPRGTLLDAAPRAGDDVHYLWTDTATSPRILSTAGTPLPPCHDVPARVPGEHRDLWTPGPDGPVHSLLSLPEGQRGACPAVFLVHGGPADHDRDAYDAVVHSLVASGFAVVRVNYRGSTGYGPRWRSAFGEGVGLTQVADLASVRADLVARGVVRAEETGLWGTSWGGYLVLLALGTQPALWQAGVAVKPVADCAAAHRTTTPALRALDERLFGGTPDEVPERYARSSPLTYAAAVRAPLLVVAARRDAKCPPGQVRDYLKTLRRAGVPHESMWLDTGHDGYEADDHVAVLRRAVVFLDGALRRRHRAAPQSPRSERAGDPGRVRS; encoded by the coding sequence ATGAGCGGCCGCTACCAGGTCTACCGGGCGGCGCTGCCCGAGGTGTGTGCCGCGGACGCCGGCCGGATGGTGTTCACGGGCGACGCCGACGGCCGCTGCGAGGTGTTCACCTGGGACGCCGCCAGTAGACAGACCCGCCAGGTCACCGACCGCCCGCACGGCACGGTGCACGGCGCGATCGACCGTGACGGCCATGTGTGGTGGTTCGACGAGGACGAACACGGCGCGGGACACTGGTGGTTCCAGCCGTTCGCGGGCGGCGCCGACCTGCCCGGCCTCCAGGGCGTGCCACGAGGCGAACCGCGCGGACTGGCCCTCAGCGACGACGCGTACGTCGCCATGGGCCTGGGCGATGCCCGGACCACCACCGTGCGCTTCGGTCCGCGCGGCGCGGCGGCCCGCGAGGTGGCTCGCGTCGAAGGACACGCCACCGTGTCCGGCATCACCCGCGACGGCCGGCTCATCGCGCTCAGCGGCGCGGCCGGTTCGGCACGCGCCGTGACCGTCCTCGGCGCTGACGGCGCCCCGCACGCGGTCCTTGCCGGGGACGGCCCGGGCGGGCGCCTGTGGTCCCTGGGCTTCGCCCCCGTGGCCGGCCGCGCGGAACTCCTCCTCGTACGCCAGAGCAACGACCGTTATCTGTTGGCCAGTTGGATCCCGGAAGAGGGCACTGTCACGCACTCCTGGTGCGCCTTCGACACCGAGATCACGGCCCGCTGGCACCCCGATGGCCGCACGGTCCTGGTCCGCCAGGACCGGCACGGCCGCAGCACCCTGCACCGTGTCCACCTCGCGGAGCGCACCGTAAAACTGCTGCCGACACCACGCGGAACCCTGCTCGACGCCGCGCCCCGCGCCGGTGACGACGTGCACTACCTGTGGACGGACACCGCGACCTCGCCGCGCATCCTCTCCACCGCCGGCACCCCGCTGCCTCCCTGCCACGACGTGCCGGCCCGCGTACCCGGCGAGCACCGCGACCTGTGGACGCCGGGCCCTGACGGGCCGGTGCACTCACTGCTCAGCCTGCCCGAGGGGCAGCGCGGCGCGTGTCCCGCGGTGTTCCTGGTCCACGGCGGGCCCGCCGACCACGACCGGGACGCCTACGACGCGGTGGTCCACTCACTCGTCGCCTCCGGCTTCGCCGTCGTCCGCGTCAACTACCGCGGCTCGACCGGATACGGGCCCCGCTGGCGCAGCGCGTTCGGGGAAGGCGTCGGCCTCACCCAGGTCGCCGACCTCGCCTCGGTCCGCGCCGACCTCGTCGCCCGGGGTGTGGTGCGCGCCGAGGAGACCGGCCTGTGGGGCACCTCGTGGGGCGGCTACCTGGTGCTGCTCGCCCTCGGCACGCAGCCCGCGCTGTGGCAGGCGGGCGTGGCGGTCAAACCCGTGGCCGACTGCGCGGCCGCCCACCGCACCACCACCCCCGCCCTGCGCGCCCTGGACGAGCGGCTGTTCGGCGGCACCCCCGACGAGGTGCCCGAACGCTACGCGCGCAGCTCACCCCTGACCTACGCGGCCGCCGTCCGGGCACCCCTGCTGGTCGTCGCCGCGCGCCGGGACGCCAAGTGCCCGCCCGGCCAGGTGCGCGACTACCTGAAGACCCTGCGCCGGGCGGGCGTACCGCACGAGTCGATGTGGCTGGACACCGGCCACGACGGCTACGAGGCCGACGACCATGTGGCCGTCCTGCGCCGCGCCGTGGTCTTCCTCGACGGCGCACTGCGCCGGCGGCACCGCGCCGCCCCCCAGTCTCCCCGCTCCGAACGGGCCGGGGATCCCGGACGGGTGCGCTCCTGA
- a CDS encoding RiPP maturation radical SAM C-methyltransferase, with the protein MRVLLVNMPWSPIDLPSLALGILKRSVDERVPGAGAEVLHANLEFTDWITERTEFAPEDYQFYSLSSYFLGCGDWVFSSALYDDPTWRDEEFATAMKGKLRKSRLHMSRELHRQAPEFVEMMARRIVEYAPDVVGFTSTFQQNTAALAAAKYVKRLAPGIVTVMGGANCDGEQGEAVHRNFPFVDFVIRGEGEAAFPQLLTAIIEGAGSDELATVPGLCHRDAEGASVVNPMATSPLPPATILAPDYSGYFERLAASVARNWAEPKLVVEGARGCWWGEKHHCTFCGLNGSFMQFRSKSPDTFFEEIMELARKHRVLDMYLVDNILDMGYLTTVLPRIMESGYDLRMHIEIKANMRRSQLRTLAEAGLIYVQPGIESLNNRVLDLMDKGVSGCQNVRMLRDGAETGLSVAWNYLHGFPGETAEDYDPVIAQIPALEHLDPPVDLSARIAIERFSPYFNRPELGFDGLRPDEHYRFTYDLPESELYDLAYVFEAPRRGITEPTVTALNDALDAWRKHHADARLTHTDLGDRIVLVSRRRTFAWRAMELTDPFELAVFRLLDQPHAPAALTRKAAARARGAAREEHEVRRLLDSWVALGLVFTDGGQYVHIAPGAVNEDLLRLDFMRHAQAALDAGGRTAPATAEPVTV; encoded by the coding sequence ATGCGTGTCCTGCTGGTCAATATGCCCTGGTCGCCGATCGACCTTCCCTCGCTCGCGCTGGGAATCCTCAAACGCAGCGTGGACGAACGTGTGCCCGGCGCCGGCGCAGAGGTCCTGCACGCCAATCTCGAATTCACCGACTGGATCACCGAGCGCACCGAATTCGCGCCCGAGGACTACCAGTTCTACTCGCTGTCCTCCTATTTCCTGGGCTGCGGCGACTGGGTGTTCTCCTCGGCGCTCTATGACGACCCCACCTGGCGCGACGAGGAATTCGCGACCGCCATGAAGGGCAAACTGCGCAAGTCCCGGCTGCACATGTCACGGGAACTCCACCGCCAAGCGCCGGAGTTCGTCGAGATGATGGCCCGGCGGATCGTGGAGTACGCGCCCGACGTCGTCGGCTTCACCTCCACCTTCCAGCAGAACACCGCCGCCCTCGCCGCCGCCAAATACGTCAAACGGCTCGCCCCGGGCATCGTGACCGTCATGGGCGGCGCCAACTGCGACGGGGAACAGGGCGAGGCCGTCCACCGCAACTTCCCGTTCGTGGACTTCGTCATCCGGGGCGAGGGCGAGGCGGCCTTCCCGCAGCTCCTGACCGCCATCATCGAAGGCGCCGGCAGCGACGAACTGGCCACCGTGCCCGGCCTGTGCCACCGCGACGCCGAGGGCGCGAGCGTCGTCAACCCGATGGCCACGAGCCCGCTGCCGCCCGCCACCATCCTCGCCCCCGACTACAGCGGCTACTTCGAGCGCCTCGCGGCCTCCGTGGCCCGCAACTGGGCCGAGCCCAAACTCGTCGTCGAGGGCGCGCGCGGCTGCTGGTGGGGCGAGAAGCACCACTGCACGTTCTGCGGCCTCAACGGCTCGTTCATGCAGTTCCGCTCCAAGAGCCCCGACACGTTCTTCGAAGAGATCATGGAGCTGGCCCGCAAGCACCGTGTGCTCGACATGTACCTCGTCGACAACATCCTCGACATGGGCTACCTCACCACCGTGCTGCCCCGGATCATGGAGAGCGGCTACGACCTGCGGATGCACATCGAGATCAAGGCCAATATGCGCCGCAGCCAGCTGCGCACGCTCGCCGAGGCCGGACTCATCTACGTGCAGCCCGGCATCGAGAGCCTGAACAACCGCGTCCTGGACCTCATGGACAAGGGCGTCAGCGGCTGCCAGAACGTGCGCATGCTGCGCGACGGCGCCGAGACCGGCCTCTCCGTGGCGTGGAACTATCTGCACGGTTTCCCCGGCGAGACGGCCGAGGACTACGACCCCGTCATCGCCCAGATACCCGCGCTCGAACACCTCGACCCGCCCGTCGACCTGTCCGCGCGGATCGCCATCGAGCGCTTCAGCCCCTACTTCAACCGGCCCGAACTCGGCTTCGACGGGCTGCGGCCCGATGAGCACTACCGCTTCACCTACGACCTGCCCGAGTCCGAGCTCTACGACCTCGCGTACGTCTTCGAGGCGCCCCGGCGCGGCATCACCGAGCCCACCGTCACCGCGCTCAACGACGCGCTCGACGCCTGGCGCAAGCACCACGCCGACGCCCGGCTCACCCACACCGACCTCGGCGACCGCATCGTCCTGGTCAGCCGGCGGCGTACCTTCGCCTGGCGTGCGATGGAACTGACCGACCCGTTCGAACTGGCCGTCTTCCGCCTCCTCGACCAGCCCCACGCGCCCGCCGCGCTCACCCGCAAGGCGGCGGCCCGCGCCCGGGGCGCCGCACGCGAGGAGCACGAGGTGCGCCGGCTGCTCGACTCCTGGGTCGCACTCGGCCTGGTCTTCACCGACGGCGGCCAGTACGTCCACATCGCGCCCGGCGCCGTCAATGAGGATCTGCTGCGGCTGGACTTCATGCGCCACGCGCAGGCCGCGCTCGACGCCGGCGGCAGGACCGCGCCCGCGACCGCCGAGCCCGTGACTGTCTGA
- a CDS encoding DUF5709 domain-containing protein — MSDNGMADDVYQPTGDNEEQEDAAPLDLQDALGERTYDDMLDEGYSPPEKPLGVTKTGVTAAEQNEGESLDERLSQEVPDTAVPAGDGIGDLPDGEGEPLDPESGTERAGRLVAPDEGVRPDTTKELVASDEGIDAGAAGAEEAAMHVIPENELPPEAETGS, encoded by the coding sequence ATGAGCGACAACGGCATGGCGGACGACGTCTATCAGCCCACCGGCGACAACGAGGAGCAGGAGGACGCCGCCCCGCTCGACCTCCAGGACGCGCTCGGCGAGCGCACCTATGACGACATGCTCGACGAGGGGTATTCGCCGCCGGAGAAGCCGTTGGGTGTCACCAAGACGGGCGTGACGGCGGCCGAACAGAACGAGGGCGAGTCCCTTGACGAGCGGCTGAGCCAGGAGGTGCCCGACACGGCCGTCCCGGCGGGCGACGGCATCGGGGACCTGCCCGACGGCGAGGGCGAACCACTCGACCCCGAGTCGGGCACGGAGCGCGCCGGACGTCTGGTGGCGCCGGACGAGGGTGTCCGCCCTGACACCACGAAGGAACTGGTCGCCTCCGACGAAGGCATCGACGCGGGCGCGGCGGGCGCGGAGGAGGCGGCGATGCACGTCATCCCCGAGAACGAGCTGCCACCGGAAGCGGAAACCGGAAGCTGA